The genomic interval GGCCTTGTAGCCGGCGCGTTGCGCCAGCAGCGCGTGGTTGGCGTTGATCGCGCCGATCACCTGCAGCGGCGATTCGGCGGCCAGCGCGGCGCGGAAACGGGCACCGGCGGAAACATGCGACATGGCGAACTCCTGAGCGAGGGCGGCGGCCCGCACGGCCGTTCCGCGATGGGCGCCAATCTGGCACCATCGCTGCAGCCGATCAATCTTGATTCAATGAATCAACCTATCAGCGAATGCCGATGCCTCCCGCCGCCGACCGCAACCTGATCTCCGCCGCCGAGGCCTGCGCCCTGCTCGGCATCAGCAGCGCCACGCTCTATGCCTACGTGAGCCGCGGCCTGCTCAGCTCCCGCGCCGGCGCCGACCACCGCAGCCGCGCCTATTTGCGCGCGGAAGTGGAGCGGCTGGCGCAACGCAAGCGCGCCGGCCGCGGTGCCGCGCGTGGCGCCGCGCAGAGCCTGGACCGCGGGCTGCCGGTCCTGGAGACGCACATCTCGCTGATCCGGCCCGACGGCCCCTACTACCGCGGGCGCTCGGCGGTCGCCGCCGTGCGCGAAGGCGCCGGCCTGGAGGACATCGCGCGGCTGCTGTGGGACTGCGCGGACGAGGACCCGTTCGCCAGCCCGCCCCTGCCCCCCTGGCCCCCGCGCGTGGCGCCGCTGGCCGGCGACGCCACGCTGCCGCCGCTGGAGCGCGCCATGGCCTGCATTCCGCTGCTGGCCTTGGAGCTGCGCCAACCGCTCAATGCCGCGCCCACGGTGCGCCGCGAGATCGCCGCCAACTTGCTGCGGCAGAACGCTGCGCTGCTGGTCGGCACCCAGCCGGACACCCGGCCGGTGCACCGCCTGATCGCCGACCGCTGGCGCCCGGGCGATGCCGACTTCGCCGAACTGGTGCGCGCCACCCTGGTGCTGTGCGCCGATCACGAACTCAACGTCTCCGCCTTCGCCGCACGCGTGGTCGCCTCCACCGGCGCGCCGCTGCACGCCACCGTCAGCGCCGGCCTGGCCGCGCTGTCCGGCCCGCGCCACGGCGGCGCCACCGCCCGCGCCCACGCCCTGCTGCGCGACGCCCAGGACGCCGCCGATCCAGCCGCCTTCATCGCCGAACGCTGGCAGCGCGGCGACGACCTGCCCGGCTTCCACCACGCCCTCTATCCGAACGGCGACCCGCGCGCGGCGGAAGTGCTGCGCCTGCTGCGCGAGCGCTGCGGCCAGCATCCGCAGATGCGGCATGTGGAAACGGTGCTGGCCGCCGCGCAGGACTGCAGCGGCCAGGCGCCCAACATCGACGGCATGCTCGCGGCGATCTGCCTCATCCACGACCTGCCCGCCGCCCACGCCCTGGTCCTGTTCGCCGCCGCACGGCTGTCCGGCTGGCTGGCGCATGCGCTGGAGCAGCAGGCGCTGGGCAAGCTGATCCGCCCAAGGGCGCGCTATGCCGGGATGATGCCCGATGGCGCAGCGCCGGGCTGAGCGCGGCGCCGTTCAATGCGCGGCGACCACCACGATCGTTCGCGCGCCTTGCACACCACTTGGCGGCACTGGTTGCACTAGCACGACGGACCAAAGCAACGCCGTGTGCGGCCCCCGTGCACGCCAACGTTCTACTTCTTCGGCGGAGCCGCGCCAGTGTCCGGCGAAGCGGTCACGGTATCGCGCCGAAAGTACAGTCGCGCATCGTCGCGCTCCAGCACCAAGGCATAGACCTCGCCTTGCGCATTGCGCAGAAACTGGCATTCGATCGCATCCGGCGGCGGCGTGGCGATAAAGCGGCTCGGGGTCAGCGCGCGCAACGTCAGCACGGTCTCGTCGCCATCGCTGAGCTGCAGGCGGCCATCGACGACAGCGACGGTCAACGCCGGCGCCTCGAAGGCCGCCAGATTGCCCCGCAGATCATCGGCCAGCGGCTCGCTCCGGTAGCGTCCGGGATAATGCGAGGCCGCGCCCTGGGTCAAATCCATGGCGATGCTGGCGACCGGCGGGGCGAAGCGCGGATCCAGCGCGTCCCAGATCGCATTGCGGATCTCCACGTTCAATTCGCTGCCGCGCGCGCCATTGCTCAGGATCACCAGGCCATCGCCGCTGACCAAGTGACCCTCGATCCATGCGCGGTAGCTGTCGTTGGCGCCACCGTGGTGGAAATAGCGCGCGGCGCCGCTGCCACCCAGGCGCGGCCCCAGCCCATGAATGCTCGGTTGCACCTCGCTCATCATGTCCAGCGCCAGCGGTTGCGGCAGCAGACCGCCCGGCTGTTGGTAGCTGGCGATCAGCGCGGCGACGAAGCGCGCCAGATCGTTGGCGCTGGTCCACAGGCCCGATGCCGCCAGCTCCGGAAAACTCTGCCAGCCGCGCGGGCGCGCCACCGGGCGACCGTCAGCATCATGGGCCATTGCCACATTGGCGACGCCGCGTGCCGACGGATCGAGAAAGCCGCTGCGGTCCATGCCCAGCGGCGCGAAGATCTCGGCGCGTGCCACACGCTCCAGCGAACGACCGGTGCGATCTTCGATGGCCTTCTGCTCTACCATCACCCCACCGCCCGAATAGCGCATGCGCGTTCCCGGCGCATCCACACGGCGCAACGCCTCGTTCTGCGCAGGCGCGACACCCTGCAGCGTCTGCAACAGCGTCGGCAACCGCGCGCCGGGCGCATAGTCCGCGAATCCGTGCACATTGAGTCCGGCGGTATGCGACAACAACATGCGCAGCGTGATTGCGCTCGGATGGTCGCCCACCGGGATCTGCCAGCCGCGCAAATAGGCGTCGACATCGCGATCCAGGTCCAGTTGCCTGCGCGCCACCAGGCGCAGCGTGGTCGCCGCGGTCACCACCTTGCTGACCGAACCGACCGAGAACAGCGTGTCCGCGTCCACCGCATCAGGCGCTTCGCTGGCACGCACCCCGTACCCTTCGGCATAGACGACGCGTCCGTCCCTGAAGACCGCGATCGCCACGCCGGGGACGCCGTAATGCTGCATGCGCTCACGTAGCGACCAGTGCGGCAGCGCCTGGCCCGGCTCCAGCACGCTTGGCCGCAGATCCGCGGCGAGCGCTGCCCGCACGCGATGCTCGACCGCCGCATCCGCATCGGCCGGGAGCGCTGCAGCGTTCCCCGCGCACAGCAGTGTCCAGGCCAGCAGCAACGCTGTACCGATTCGCGCAGTAGCGCAAGTAAGACGTCGTTGTGCCTGCGCCACGCTCGCCATGCCCACTCCTTGGTTGTCGGAACAGCCCGCAACCCATCGCCGCAGGCGACGGTGCGATAAAAGATGTTTCGGCGCTCAGCGCCGTACCGCGACCTCTGGTCCAGCCACTGCGCCATGCTGCTGCAGATAGCGCACCACGTCTGCGCCATGCGCCTGGTTGAGCGGCGAACGCCAGCGTTGCTGATCCGCCCACACCCCAA from Xanthomonas sp. DAR 34887 carries:
- a CDS encoding citrate/2-methylcitrate synthase, which codes for MPPAADRNLISAAEACALLGISSATLYAYVSRGLLSSRAGADHRSRAYLRAEVERLAQRKRAGRGAARGAAQSLDRGLPVLETHISLIRPDGPYYRGRSAVAAVREGAGLEDIARLLWDCADEDPFASPPLPPWPPRVAPLAGDATLPPLERAMACIPLLALELRQPLNAAPTVRREIAANLLRQNAALLVGTQPDTRPVHRLIADRWRPGDADFAELVRATLVLCADHELNVSAFAARVVASTGAPLHATVSAGLAALSGPRHGGATARAHALLRDAQDAADPAAFIAERWQRGDDLPGFHHALYPNGDPRAAEVLRLLRERCGQHPQMRHVETVLAAAQDCSGQAPNIDGMLAAICLIHDLPAAHALVLFAAARLSGWLAHALEQQALGKLIRPRARYAGMMPDGAAPG
- a CDS encoding serine hydrolase domain-containing protein, whose translation is MRAALAADLRPSVLEPGQALPHWSLRERMQHYGVPGVAIAVFRDGRVVYAEGYGVRASEAPDAVDADTLFSVGSVSKVVTAATTLRLVARRQLDLDRDVDAYLRGWQIPVGDHPSAITLRMLLSHTAGLNVHGFADYAPGARLPTLLQTLQGVAPAQNEALRRVDAPGTRMRYSGGGVMVEQKAIEDRTGRSLERVARAEIFAPLGMDRSGFLDPSARGVANVAMAHDADGRPVARPRGWQSFPELAASGLWTSANDLARFVAALIASYQQPGGLLPQPLALDMMSEVQPSIHGLGPRLGGSGAARYFHHGGANDSYRAWIEGHLVSGDGLVILSNGARGSELNVEIRNAIWDALDPRFAPPVASIAMDLTQGAASHYPGRYRSEPLADDLRGNLAAFEAPALTVAVVDGRLQLSDGDETVLTLRALTPSRFIATPPPDAIECQFLRNAQGEVYALVLERDDARLYFRRDTVTASPDTGAAPPKK